From the genome of Lutra lutra chromosome 8, mLutLut1.2, whole genome shotgun sequence:
ACATGGGACATAAAACTCATGTTCAAGCTTATGTTAAATTACACAGGAAGTCACTAGTATATTTATACAAACAATAAGAACTATAGAGATACATTGACCTCTAAAGTGGTAAGTAATTCATTGGCCCCATGTTTAAAATCTCAGCTGTGTTTCTCTTGCCATATGTATTGGATCCCACATCAGTAGGCGAGAGAATGGCACCAAGATTGTTGCTGGAACGAACTAAGAAGTTTGCCAGGCGTTGAGTCACACACGTGGCAGTGTTGCATTTCCGCTTTTCCATCTGGTGACTGGTGACATAGAACAAATGTATAAAGTTAGAGCCTTAGACTCAGGATTGGATACATCTATAGTACAACAAATATCTCATATTGATGGAAACTAAAGGAAACATTTTCATGTAAGGAACTCAATGTTTTGGTTTGGAAATATCTGGATGACTGAGATTTTCTGACACCTTGAAGATACAGCAGAAGCAATTTTTGACTAGG
Proteins encoded in this window:
- the IAPP gene encoding islet amyloid polypeptide: MCLLKLPVVLIVLSVALNHLKATPIKSHQMEKRKCNTATCVTQRLANFLVRSSNNLGAILSPTDVGSNTYGKRNTAEILNMGPMNYLPL